ATATCCGCTTCCTCATAATACATTCTGCGCTTTTCAAATTTCTTCACAAATGCCTCTATATCTCCCTTCTGAAATAACGGCCGTGTTGTATCTTCACGAAGCCTTTCTGCGATTACATATGGATCGCAATATAAATACACAACTACTCCATTTTCTTTCATCCACTGACGGTTCTCTACACTTTCAATAATGCCCCCACCTGTTGTAATAATGACATTATTCGTAGGCAATGAACGTAGCATCTCACTTTCATATTTACGAAAAGTCACTTCTCCTTCTTCCACAAAAATATCTCGAATTAACTTCCCTTGCTTCTCTTCGATTTTTTGATCTGTGTCCACAACAGCAATATTTAATTCTTCACTTAGCACTTTACCAATGGTTGTTTTCCCAACTCCCATATAGCCTGTAATATATATCGACTTCATTTTATTTCCTCTCAATCATCATTTATTATTTGTATTATAACGAAAGATGTTGTTTATTTTGCATGTTTCTCTCCAAAATAATAAAAAAACGTCTTGTTCTCCAGTCACTGCTCAGAACAAAACGTAATATTCTCATTTTTATAACACCCTTATACCTTATTCAAAATACTGTTGCATGTTTTTCTATACCGAAAACTCAATCAATTTGTATCTTAATACAACGCTTTTCTTCTCATCCATTGCGTTGCAATCCATTTCTCACCTTTAATAACAGGTGCTCCTCCGTGTAAAGTGAGTTCGTTTATTGATGCATCTTGATAGAAATACTCAAAATATACAGCCATTCCTTTTCTCGGAGATACAGAAAGATTCAGTTTTGAAAAGAAAGTCTCTCCACCTTCTTCTACATCGTTTAAATACATCACAAGTGTACTCATGCGATTGTTGCTTGCTGCCGCACTGTGTTCCGCAAAAAAATCATAATGCGCTTTATATTCTTGTCCAACTGTATACCGTAAAATTTGCAACCCTTCTCCATGTGGGGCAGGAACATTCATGATCGAAGCAATTCTTCTTTCGATCCTAGTAGTGATCTCGTTCTCTTCTAAAAATGTTCCACTACTCGTACGAATATCATTTACGTTACGTGAGGCACCAATTTTAGAGCGTTTCATTTTCTTTTTAGACATTTCAATTAATTCTTCACACTCTTCATCACTTAATACATTTGCTAACACGACAATAAGAGGCTCTTCTAATCTTGAAATAATTTGTATTTCTCTATCCTCTGTCACAATAGTGTTTCTTGTATGGTTGAAAATCGTTAGTTCCTTATTTTCACCTATTTGATTTTGATTTGTCATGCTTCATATCTCCCTTAAAAAATGTTTGGATAGCATGAATATATCATATTTTTCTCCCTATTCTCGTTTTAGAGAAAATTTAAATTTTTAATCTCATTTTATCTTCACCATTATCTTGATTCCTCCTCTCTGACTCAAGTTTCACTTTGTATCGCCCTCCCTCCAATCAAAAATATTATTATACTTTTTACTATATCGAAAACTCGCTGTATAAAAATATTTCTGTCTTGTTACACACTGCAATACAACAAATACAACATCATTTTCGAACATATACTTCCCACTAACTTCTCCATGTTCATACATAAATAAAAATGTGTCATCATTATTTTTTTGCTGTAAGTCTTTCTTAATATCTGAAACAGCTTGATCAGCAATCTCTTCCAGTAAAAATTTTTGTTCAGCCTCCATATAAAATTTCTTATCAGATAGAAGCATATTCGTTTCATATATTAAAAATGAGAAGAGTAACAAAAGAAGAATTAACGTTCCTGGCATCGCAAAACCATTTTGTGCTTTCATATCATCATCTCAATTGCATCGTAACGCGTCGCCACACCGTTATATATCTTCCCACCTATCTCTTGCACATGTATGGACAACATATAAGGTGTCAGTTCATAAGAAATTACGCTAATTTTTTGCAATACAATTTCTCTTCCACGTCCATTTACTTTTCGTACAAGATTATTATTTACGTTCTCATATGTCACTACATTGCCATTACTAAGTTGAAACCGCATGACACTTCCCTTATTCTCAAGCAATATAATTTTCCCTAATCGTACTTCTCGAAATTCTAATTGTACTTGGTTCATAAAGACATTCCATTCCCAATTACTTAATTC
The DNA window shown above is from Bacillus clarus and carries:
- the comGF gene encoding competence type IV pilus minor pilin ComGF; amino-acid sequence: MQTSKKKEAGFTLLEMMVCFFFLSIFFLLVPRLHSLFIEKAYSEELSNWEWNVFMNQVQLEFREVRLGKIILLENKGSVMRFQLSNGNVVTYENVNNNLVRKVNGRGREIVLQKISVISYELTPYMLSIHVQEIGGKIYNGVATRYDAIEMMI
- a CDS encoding 2OG-Fe(II) oxygenase, with amino-acid sequence MTNQNQIGENKELTIFNHTRNTIVTEDREIQIISRLEEPLIVVLANVLSDEECEELIEMSKKKMKRSKIGASRNVNDIRTSSGTFLEENEITTRIERRIASIMNVPAPHGEGLQILRYTVGQEYKAHYDFFAEHSAAASNNRMSTLVMYLNDVEEGGETFFSKLNLSVSPRKGMAVYFEYFYQDASINELTLHGGAPVIKGEKWIATQWMRRKALY
- a CDS encoding shikimate kinase codes for the protein MKSIYITGYMGVGKTTIGKVLSEELNIAVVDTDQKIEEKQGKLIRDIFVEEGEVTFRKYESEMLRSLPTNNVIITTGGGIIESVENRQWMKENGVVVYLYCDPYVIAERLREDTTRPLFQKGDIEAFVKKFEKRRMYYEEADIHIDTTNKRVEEIMKELNQKINE
- the comGG gene encoding competence type IV pilus minor pilin ComGG, coding for MKAQNGFAMPGTLILLLLLFSFLIYETNMLLSDKKFYMEAEQKFLLEEIADQAVSDIKKDLQQKNNDDTFLFMYEHGEVSGKYMFENDVVFVVLQCVTRQKYFYTASFRYSKKYNNIFDWREGDTK